A window from Akkermansia muciniphila encodes these proteins:
- a CDS encoding anthranilate synthase component I family protein yields the protein MQPPSIITLQQRSRRLSADLETPISLFLSLTQEQTPGLLLESAEVDGRWGRYSVIACDYLMTVSCVDAKLSLSISDDRLASLKELEGMPYLDGLRSLMQRLELVGDDMRQAPITRALYGYFGYETAALFQPRLAQAISPSSAESCLVLAGTVIVFDHLYNRLTQISLGEHRDLSHAALHETEEPSIGEVSRTPDQAGYMKGVEHIKELLHDGEAIQVVLSSQASAEFHGDAFTLYRRMRSINPSPYMFFMRLPEVTLFGSSPELMVRCTDGKLQLSPIAGTRKRGRDDEEDAALAADLLKDPKECSEHVMLVDLGRNDLGRVAKPGSVKLERLMEIERFSHVMHMTSRVTAQVNDGLDALDILGAAFPAGTVSGAPKVRAMEILAEEEPLPRGPYAGCIGWLGLDKGGVHMDSGITIRSMWVKDGRIHWQAGAGIVYDSDPAAEWQECMNKGRIIDVILKGEDHVSVH from the coding sequence ATGCAACCACCATCCATCATCACCCTCCAACAGCGCAGCCGCCGCCTGAGCGCGGACCTGGAGACGCCCATCAGCCTGTTCCTGAGCCTCACCCAGGAACAAACCCCCGGCCTTCTGCTGGAAAGCGCGGAAGTGGACGGCAGGTGGGGCCGTTACAGCGTCATCGCCTGCGATTACCTGATGACCGTTTCCTGCGTGGACGCCAAACTTTCCCTTTCCATCAGCGACGACCGCCTGGCCTCCCTGAAGGAGCTGGAAGGCATGCCTTACCTGGACGGCCTGCGCTCCCTGATGCAGCGCCTGGAACTGGTGGGGGACGACATGAGGCAGGCTCCCATCACGCGGGCCCTGTACGGTTACTTCGGGTATGAAACCGCCGCCCTGTTCCAGCCCAGGCTGGCGCAGGCCATCAGCCCTTCTTCAGCGGAGTCCTGCCTGGTATTGGCCGGAACCGTGATCGTGTTTGACCATTTGTACAACCGCCTCACCCAGATCAGCCTGGGGGAACACAGGGACTTGTCCCATGCCGCCCTGCATGAGACGGAGGAGCCTTCCATCGGTGAGGTTTCCCGCACGCCGGACCAGGCGGGCTACATGAAGGGCGTGGAGCATATCAAGGAATTGCTGCATGACGGGGAGGCCATCCAGGTGGTGCTTTCCTCCCAGGCCTCCGCGGAGTTCCACGGGGACGCCTTCACGCTGTACCGCCGCATGCGCAGCATCAATCCCTCCCCGTACATGTTTTTCATGCGGCTGCCGGAGGTCACGCTGTTCGGTTCCTCTCCGGAATTGATGGTGCGCTGTACGGACGGCAAGCTCCAGCTTTCCCCCATCGCCGGGACGCGCAAGCGGGGCAGGGATGATGAGGAAGACGCCGCCCTGGCCGCCGACCTTTTAAAGGATCCCAAGGAGTGCTCGGAACACGTGATGCTGGTGGATCTGGGCCGCAATGACCTGGGCCGCGTCGCCAAGCCCGGTTCCGTGAAGCTGGAACGCCTGATGGAGATTGAACGTTTTTCCCATGTAATGCACATGACTTCCCGCGTGACCGCCCAGGTGAATGACGGGCTGGACGCCCTGGACATCCTCGGCGCGGCCTTCCCCGCCGGAACGGTCAGCGGCGCGCCCAAGGTGCGAGCCATGGAAATCCTGGCGGAGGAGGAACCCCTGCCGCGCGGCCCGTACGCCGGGTGCATCGGCTGGCTGGGCCTGGACAAGGGCGGCGTCCACATGGATTCCGGCATCACCATCCGCAGCATGTGGGTGAAGGACGGCCGCATCCACTGGCAGGCCGGCGCCGGCATCGTGTATGATTCGGACCCCGCCGCGGAATGGCAGGAGTGCATGAACAAGGGAAGGATTATTGACGTGATATTGAAAGGAGAAGACCATGTTTCTGTTCATTGA
- a CDS encoding sodium-translocating pyrophosphatase has protein sequence MITIQDLFWLIPLASVLALVFAGVFFYRMKAQDEGNEVMKMIAKHVRSGAMAYLRQQYKIVAIFFVLITVVFAFLAYCLHIQNPWVPFAFISGGFFSGLAGYIGMKTATYASGRVANACRHSLDAGLQIAFRSGAVLGLTVVGLAMLDIGAWYWVLDWFYGDMELSMRLVVITTTMLTFGMGASLQALFARVGGGIFTKAADVGADLVGKVEAGIPEDDPRNPATIADNVGDNVGDVAGMGADLYESYCGSILASAALGAAAYMAVPEMAIKAVLTPMLIAALGTILSLLGVYAVRVKRGASQTELMAALNRGINLSSFLIAIASAFLLQLIGLDNWAGIWGAIVTGLAVGIVIGKSTEHYTSHDSYPCRKIAHSAKTGPATVIISGIGIGMISTCIPVITIVVGTVLAYGMASGDWHFTGAEMSKGLYGIGIAAVGMLSTLGLTLATDAYGPISDNAGGNAEMSKLDPEVRRRTDALDALGNTTAATGKGFAIGSAALTALALLASYIEELKISILHWSEATGNTVYKINDAVSVEVSKITTASLADFMGYFQVTLMNPKVLMGLFVGAMMSFLFCGLTMNAVGRAAEKMVKEVRRQFKEIKGILTGEAEPDYVRCVEISTAGAQHEMIWPSVLAVITPICMGLVFGVPGVFGLLAGGLASGFVLAVFMANSGGAWDNAKKYIEQGHVGGKGSESHKAAVIGDTVGDPFKDTSGPSLNILIKLMSMVAIVTAGVNIAVTLF, from the coding sequence ATGATAACCATCCAGGATTTATTTTGGCTCATTCCGTTGGCTTCGGTGCTGGCTCTCGTTTTTGCGGGCGTCTTTTTTTACCGCATGAAAGCCCAGGATGAGGGGAACGAGGTCATGAAAATGATCGCCAAACACGTTCGCAGCGGCGCCATGGCGTACCTGCGGCAGCAATACAAGATCGTCGCCATTTTCTTTGTGCTGATTACCGTTGTATTCGCTTTTCTGGCGTACTGCCTCCACATCCAGAATCCCTGGGTTCCGTTCGCTTTCATTTCCGGCGGCTTTTTCTCCGGCCTGGCCGGTTACATCGGCATGAAAACGGCCACGTACGCCTCCGGCCGCGTGGCGAACGCATGCCGCCATTCCCTGGATGCGGGCCTTCAGATTGCCTTCCGTTCCGGCGCCGTGCTCGGCCTGACCGTTGTGGGCCTTGCCATGCTTGACATCGGCGCGTGGTACTGGGTGCTGGACTGGTTTTACGGAGACATGGAGCTTTCCATGCGCCTGGTCGTCATCACCACCACCATGCTGACCTTCGGCATGGGGGCTTCCCTCCAGGCCCTGTTCGCCCGCGTGGGCGGCGGCATCTTCACGAAGGCCGCGGACGTAGGGGCTGACCTGGTCGGGAAGGTGGAAGCCGGCATTCCGGAGGATGACCCCCGCAATCCCGCCACCATCGCGGATAACGTGGGCGACAACGTGGGGGACGTGGCCGGCATGGGCGCGGACCTTTACGAGTCCTATTGTGGTTCCATCCTGGCTTCCGCCGCCCTTGGCGCGGCGGCTTACATGGCCGTGCCGGAAATGGCCATCAAGGCCGTTCTCACGCCCATGCTGATCGCGGCCCTGGGCACCATTCTTTCCCTGCTGGGCGTATATGCGGTGCGGGTGAAGCGCGGCGCCTCCCAGACGGAGCTGATGGCCGCCCTGAACCGCGGCATCAACCTGAGTTCCTTCCTGATCGCCATTGCTTCCGCCTTCCTGCTCCAGCTCATCGGCCTGGATAACTGGGCGGGCATCTGGGGCGCCATTGTCACCGGCCTGGCAGTGGGCATCGTCATCGGGAAGAGCACGGAGCATTACACCTCCCATGATTCCTATCCCTGCCGCAAGATTGCCCACAGTGCGAAGACCGGGCCTGCCACGGTCATTATTTCCGGCATCGGCATCGGCATGATTTCCACCTGCATCCCCGTCATCACCATCGTGGTGGGCACCGTTCTGGCTTACGGCATGGCCTCCGGGGACTGGCACTTCACCGGCGCTGAAATGAGCAAGGGCCTGTACGGCATAGGCATTGCCGCCGTCGGCATGCTTTCCACGCTGGGCCTGACCCTGGCTACGGACGCCTACGGCCCCATTTCCGACAACGCCGGGGGCAATGCGGAGATGAGCAAGCTGGACCCGGAAGTGCGCCGCCGCACGGACGCCTTGGACGCCCTGGGCAACACGACCGCCGCCACAGGCAAGGGCTTTGCCATCGGTTCCGCCGCGCTGACCGCGCTGGCGCTGCTGGCCTCCTACATTGAAGAATTGAAGATTTCCATCCTCCACTGGAGCGAAGCGACGGGCAATACCGTTTACAAGATTAATGACGCCGTGAGTGTGGAGGTCTCTAAAATCACCACCGCTTCCCTGGCGGATTTCATGGGCTATTTCCAGGTGACCCTGATGAACCCGAAGGTGCTCATGGGCCTCTTCGTGGGCGCCATGATGTCCTTCCTGTTCTGCGGCCTGACCATGAATGCCGTGGGCCGCGCCGCGGAGAAGATGGTGAAGGAAGTGCGCCGCCAGTTCAAGGAAATCAAGGGCATCCTGACCGGAGAAGCGGAACCGGATTATGTGCGCTGCGTGGAAATCTCCACGGCGGGCGCCCAGCATGAAATGATCTGGCCGTCCGTGCTGGCCGTCATTACCCCCATCTGCATGGGCCTGGTGTTCGGCGTTCCCGGCGTGTTCGGCCTGCTGGCCGGCGGCCTGGCCTCCGGCTTCGTGCTGGCCGTGTTCATGGCCAACTCCGGCGGCGCGTGGGATAATGCCAAGAAGTACATTGAGCAGGGCCACGTGGGCGGCAAGGGTTCGGAAAGCCACAAGGCCGCCGTCATCGGCGACACCGTGGGCGACCCCTTCAAGGATACGTCCGGCCCGTCCCTGAACATCCTGATCAAGCTCATGAGCATGGTGGCCATCGTCACCGCCGGCGTCAACATCGCCGTGACGCTGTTCTAA
- a CDS encoding aldo/keto reductase translates to MSYLPDPGRYSHLDYRRCGHSGLLLPPVSLGLWHNFGSADDFENARRLIHGAFDAGITYFDLANNYGPPPGSAEECFGRIFMQDLSRFRDELVIATKAGHLMWQGPYGDWGSRKHMLASLNQSLSRMKLDYVDIFYAHRHDPETPLEETAGALVTAVQSGKALYAGISKFPAEQTRRICAMLREARVPCLVHQLRYNMFNREPEESVFQAIRETGTGCVAFSPLAQGMLTDRYLEGIPTDSRAAGSSVFLTEERVRQHEGKIRRLAGLARTRGQSLAQMALAWVLRDPVVTTALIGASRPAQIRDCLKALEHTRFTPEELSIIDGMADR, encoded by the coding sequence ATGAGTTATCTTCCCGATCCCGGCCGTTACAGCCATCTGGACTACCGCCGCTGCGGTCACAGCGGGCTGCTGCTTCCCCCCGTTTCCCTGGGGCTTTGGCACAATTTCGGCTCTGCCGATGACTTCGAGAATGCGCGGCGGCTTATCCATGGCGCCTTTGATGCCGGAATCACGTATTTTGACCTGGCTAATAATTACGGGCCGCCCCCCGGTTCCGCGGAAGAGTGCTTCGGTCGCATTTTCATGCAGGATTTGTCCCGTTTCCGTGATGAGCTTGTCATTGCCACCAAGGCGGGGCATCTGATGTGGCAGGGGCCGTACGGGGACTGGGGTTCCCGCAAGCACATGCTTGCCAGCCTGAACCAGTCCCTTTCCCGCATGAAGCTGGATTACGTGGATATTTTTTATGCGCACCGGCATGATCCGGAGACACCGCTGGAGGAAACGGCGGGTGCCCTTGTCACGGCGGTGCAGTCCGGCAAGGCCCTGTATGCCGGCATTTCCAAATTCCCGGCGGAACAGACCAGGCGGATTTGCGCCATGCTCCGGGAGGCCCGTGTGCCGTGCCTGGTGCACCAGCTCCGTTACAACATGTTCAACCGTGAGCCGGAGGAGTCCGTTTTCCAGGCTATCAGGGAGACGGGCACGGGTTGCGTGGCTTTTTCCCCGCTGGCCCAGGGCATGCTGACGGACCGTTATCTGGAGGGTATTCCCACGGATTCCCGCGCGGCAGGTTCTTCCGTTTTTTTAACGGAGGAACGCGTACGGCAGCATGAGGGTAAAATCCGCCGTCTGGCCGGACTGGCCCGGACCCGCGGGCAGAGCCTCGCGCAGATGGCGCTGGCCTGGGTGCTGAGAGACCCCGTGGTGACCACGGCCCTGATAGGCGCCAGCCGTCCTGCCCAAATTAGGGATTGCCTGAAAGCGCTGGAACATACCCGGTTCACGCCGGAGGAGCTTTCCATTATTGATGGAATGGCGGACAGATAA
- a CDS encoding lipoyl protein ligase domain-containing protein, producing MSGFANVVGNLSPLPELVLWRDPVARCGEEAMAVDEALLEWGEKPVLRVYRWAEPTVTYGYFDAEATARGIFPAQELHFVRRWTGGGIVDHRNDIPFTLAMHRSDGTERPSSATLYRWIHGALARVLKDCGVKCVMLDGDAPDGGRACFSSPVTSDLVLPGGEKLAGGGQRRVRGGVLHQGSIQNCVLPSGWDELLASRLAEEHSLSGEAELFPGMNARVAELLASKYRTEAWRSGIRHERPSHARQSSTPS from the coding sequence ATGTCGGGCTTCGCAAATGTCGTCGGTAATTTGTCTCCCCTCCCGGAGCTGGTGCTGTGGCGTGATCCGGTAGCCAGGTGCGGGGAGGAGGCCATGGCCGTAGATGAGGCCCTCCTGGAGTGGGGGGAGAAGCCCGTGTTGCGGGTGTACCGCTGGGCGGAGCCGACCGTGACCTATGGCTATTTTGACGCGGAAGCCACGGCGCGCGGCATTTTTCCGGCGCAGGAACTCCATTTTGTCCGCCGATGGACAGGCGGGGGCATTGTAGACCACCGGAACGACATTCCCTTCACTCTGGCCATGCACCGCAGCGACGGAACGGAACGGCCTTCCAGCGCCACGCTTTACCGCTGGATTCATGGGGCGCTGGCTCGTGTCCTGAAGGATTGCGGCGTGAAATGCGTGATGCTGGACGGAGACGCCCCTGACGGAGGCCGCGCCTGTTTTTCCAGCCCCGTGACGAGCGATCTTGTACTTCCCGGCGGCGAGAAGCTGGCCGGAGGCGGCCAGCGGAGAGTCCGCGGCGGCGTTCTCCACCAGGGCAGCATCCAGAATTGCGTCCTTCCCTCCGGTTGGGACGAGCTGCTGGCTTCCCGCCTGGCGGAGGAACATTCCCTGTCCGGGGAAGCGGAGCTTTTTCCCGGCATGAACGCCCGTGTGGCGGAACTGCTGGCATCCAAATACCGCACGGAGGCATGGCGTTCCGGCATACGGCATGAACGCCCGTCCCATGCGCGCCAATCTTCCACTCCTTCCTGA
- a CDS encoding PulJ/GspJ family protein, producing MKTFAKIKSGAFTLIELLAAMTITTVLVLVIVALTSRGVDIWRWVLQDVRTTTLARTAMDTMTKDFESMQFRPGNPFEWMLVQRDSDLVSRAGKTTTSKKKGRSSGLDEARVNLMTMGPEGAKITNASQLIFFTTPTDRNPAKSSMDMRSDRIIGDINCVGYKLLYRDQILDQDATAESDGFPVYSLYRNLINAEDTVQNLLGQQDLWSAYTRYQQDETIPANFLVENVVEMTLIFEVDYQKKIGNSGSNKSDKDATQRASVLVPVMTTGANRLGSCTQMDVYGNRLNIIGSSVNIDDLKSGRVTAVTISMTVVTDEGMALVDQIRQKKRPAPSPEEFFERYTRSFTQRVALPVSH from the coding sequence ATGAAGACATTTGCCAAAATCAAATCCGGCGCGTTTACCCTGATTGAGCTTCTGGCGGCCATGACCATCACCACCGTACTGGTGCTGGTGATTGTGGCCCTGACCTCCCGAGGGGTGGATATCTGGAGATGGGTGCTCCAGGATGTGCGGACTACCACGCTTGCCCGCACGGCCATGGATACCATGACCAAGGATTTTGAGAGCATGCAGTTCCGTCCCGGCAACCCCTTTGAATGGATGCTGGTGCAGCGGGACAGTGATCTGGTTTCCCGTGCCGGAAAGACCACCACATCCAAGAAAAAAGGCCGTTCCTCCGGGTTGGATGAAGCCCGCGTGAACCTGATGACCATGGGGCCGGAAGGCGCCAAGATCACGAATGCCTCCCAGTTGATTTTCTTTACCACCCCCACGGACCGCAACCCTGCCAAGTCCAGCATGGACATGAGGAGTGACCGCATCATCGGGGACATCAACTGCGTGGGCTACAAGCTGCTGTACCGTGACCAGATTCTGGACCAGGACGCCACGGCGGAGTCTGACGGCTTTCCCGTTTATTCCCTGTACCGCAACTTGATCAACGCGGAGGATACCGTCCAGAATCTTCTGGGCCAGCAGGACCTTTGGTCCGCTTATACCCGTTATCAGCAGGATGAAACCATCCCTGCCAATTTCCTGGTGGAAAACGTGGTGGAAATGACGCTGATTTTTGAGGTGGATTACCAGAAGAAAATAGGCAATTCCGGCAGCAACAAGTCGGACAAGGATGCCACGCAGCGCGCGTCCGTACTGGTTCCCGTCATGACGACCGGGGCCAACCGGCTGGGCTCCTGCACCCAGATGGATGTGTACGGCAACCGGCTGAATATCATCGGAAGCAGCGTGAATATTGACGATTTGAAATCAGGCCGCGTCACCGCTGTGACCATTTCCATGACGGTGGTTACGGATGAGGGCATGGCCCTGGTGGACCAGATCCGGCAGAAGAAGCGTCCCGCTCCCTCTCCGGAGGAGTTCTTTGAACGTTACACCCGGTCGTTCACCCAGCGCGTCGCGCTGCCCGTGAGCCATTAG
- a CDS encoding type IV pilus modification PilV family protein, which yields MKQSRAKGFTLTEVVLAIGVVAVLIVVFMAMFIPARRTVQAALTIREADRIVHALTAELGELRNSERAAPNARKSSSTRYISAFDKAFYWMEFTSKPATTILVYNYRADLTKGARKDGTPQPWLEEGGSIPGRNTAVVTGVCLANNKDRWEDFKALVGPVFAVRMTQLVVERMDSNAYGYKLAPKYGTIYNPYNRGKVITEPSLYVYTPEKGGGLNLPWGAEVLYQAEFFQLLNTDPERLQNVTWENLKTPVFTRNLAFRR from the coding sequence ATGAAACAGTCTCGTGCCAAGGGGTTCACCCTGACGGAAGTGGTGCTGGCGATCGGCGTGGTTGCCGTGCTGATCGTGGTGTTCATGGCCATGTTCATTCCTGCCAGAAGGACGGTGCAGGCCGCCCTGACCATCCGCGAGGCGGACCGCATTGTTCACGCCCTGACGGCGGAACTTGGTGAGCTCCGCAATTCGGAGCGCGCCGCGCCCAATGCCAGAAAGTCTTCCTCCACCAGGTACATTTCCGCTTTTGACAAGGCATTTTACTGGATGGAGTTTACGTCCAAGCCCGCTACGACCATCCTTGTCTACAATTACAGGGCAGACCTGACCAAAGGCGCCCGCAAGGACGGAACGCCCCAGCCTTGGCTGGAGGAAGGCGGCAGCATTCCCGGCAGGAATACGGCGGTAGTGACAGGCGTTTGCCTGGCGAACAACAAGGACCGCTGGGAGGATTTCAAGGCGCTTGTGGGGCCCGTCTTCGCCGTGCGCATGACCCAGCTTGTGGTGGAGCGCATGGATTCCAACGCTTACGGGTACAAGCTGGCTCCCAAGTACGGAACGATTTACAATCCCTACAACCGCGGCAAAGTGATTACGGAGCCTTCCCTGTACGTTTATACGCCGGAAAAAGGCGGCGGCCTGAATTTGCCCTGGGGGGCGGAAGTCCTGTACCAGGCAGAGTTTTTCCAGCTTCTGAATACGGACCCCGAGCGTTTGCAGAACGTGACCTGGGAGAATTTGAAGACTCCCGTTTTTACGCGCAATCTCGCCTTCCGCCGCTAA
- a CDS encoding prepilin-type N-terminal cleavage/methylation domain-containing protein, whose protein sequence is MRNFSKHSGAASRCSSSGSKGFTLVELIVVITIMVAMMALAASMLRGGGRGQGLQSAVEMVDGMVQEARLDAMGKGTWSRLIIVSTPDDEARNMRTLGVMSKNTRTGKWHLVNRLQTLPAGFYISPTYSTLLEGSKRTKGGKSVARSFASRDGQDTVNLPGNRMTDIYFIEFDEEGRMSQPNAPTRLVVVSGSAGNGKEEKPTPMVDGKPGLAGGIVIYPKGNISRLRTTEQVIPN, encoded by the coding sequence ATGAGAAATTTTTCCAAGCATTCCGGAGCGGCGTCACGCTGTTCTTCGTCGGGGAGCAAGGGGTTTACCCTGGTGGAACTGATTGTCGTCATTACCATTATGGTAGCCATGATGGCATTGGCCGCCAGCATGTTGAGAGGCGGGGGCAGGGGGCAGGGCCTTCAGTCCGCCGTGGAGATGGTTGACGGCATGGTGCAGGAAGCCCGGCTGGACGCCATGGGCAAGGGAACATGGAGCCGCCTGATTATTGTGAGCACTCCTGATGACGAGGCCCGCAATATGCGCACCCTGGGCGTGATGTCCAAGAATACGCGCACCGGAAAGTGGCATCTGGTCAACCGCTTGCAGACGCTCCCCGCCGGGTTTTACATCAGCCCCACGTACAGCACCCTTCTGGAAGGCTCCAAGAGGACCAAGGGCGGCAAGTCCGTGGCCCGCAGTTTTGCCAGCCGCGACGGGCAGGATACCGTCAATCTTCCCGGCAACAGGATGACCGATATTTATTTCATTGAGTTTGATGAAGAAGGCCGCATGTCCCAGCCGAATGCCCCCACCCGCCTGGTGGTGGTTTCCGGTTCCGCCGGTAACGGCAAGGAGGAGAAGCCGACCCCGATGGTGGACGGCAAGCCGGGCCTGGCAGGCGGCATCGTCATTTATCCCAAGGGGAATATCAGCCGGCTGAGAACGACGGAGCAGGTGATTCCCAATTAA
- a CDS encoding tyrosine-type recombinase/integrase: MPDTSHSSLLEKTIERFLFHSQYEKNLSEKTLKAYATDLEQFADFMKNQRYICSLPAIFAEDLKQYVKSLSRFQPKTMKRKMATLKAMLNFIEMEDDDFINPMRKLRISIKVPFLLPPVMDSMEVTSILTTLYREKNACSGTTGYRYQEIVRNIAVVELLFGTGIRVSELCSLHLAAVNLHNGFIKVYGKGGKERVIQICQDAILDALHEYQRLCLPSSRQNTFFFINRQGNNLSSQSVRIMIKKLALRSGILKPVTPHTFRHTFATLLLEEGVDIKYIQTILGHSSLATTQIYTHVSAAKQKVILKDFHPRKSIMVPFSKH, translated from the coding sequence ATGCCTGACACATCACACTCATCCCTATTGGAAAAAACCATCGAACGGTTCCTGTTTCATTCCCAATATGAAAAAAACCTCAGTGAAAAGACCCTGAAAGCCTACGCGACCGACCTGGAACAATTCGCGGACTTCATGAAGAATCAACGGTACATCTGCTCGCTGCCCGCCATTTTCGCAGAAGACCTGAAGCAATACGTCAAATCTCTGTCGCGGTTCCAGCCTAAAACCATGAAAAGGAAAATGGCTACGCTCAAGGCCATGCTGAACTTCATTGAAATGGAAGATGACGACTTCATCAACCCCATGCGGAAGCTCAGAATCAGCATCAAGGTTCCATTTCTGCTCCCTCCCGTGATGGATTCCATGGAAGTGACCTCCATCCTGACCACCCTGTACCGGGAGAAAAACGCCTGTTCCGGAACGACAGGATACCGTTATCAGGAAATAGTCCGCAACATCGCCGTAGTGGAACTCCTGTTTGGAACAGGCATCCGGGTATCCGAACTATGCTCCCTGCATCTTGCAGCCGTAAACCTCCATAACGGTTTCATCAAAGTTTATGGCAAGGGGGGCAAGGAACGCGTCATCCAAATATGCCAGGACGCCATTCTGGACGCCCTTCACGAATACCAGCGCCTCTGCCTCCCCTCTTCCCGGCAAAACACATTCTTCTTCATCAACCGGCAGGGAAACAACCTCTCTTCCCAATCCGTGAGAATCATGATCAAAAAACTGGCCTTGAGATCCGGCATCCTCAAACCCGTCACCCCACACACATTTCGCCACACCTTCGCCACCCTCCTCCTGGAAGAAGGCGTAGACATCAAATACATCCAAACCATCCTGGGCCACAGCTCCCTGGCCACCACCCAAATCTACACCCACGTCAGCGCCGCCAAACAAAAAGTCATTCTCAAGGACTTCCATCCAAGGAAAAGTATAATGGTCCCTTTTTCTAAACACTGA
- a CDS encoding glycosyltransferase family 9 protein, translating to MESRNSILKKTKEIALKHSVDLAIPNCEGSGLGNVIVYTRLVEEFSLKMGRPISIFTGPLTPSTGTAIDEDPFAIWRHNPFIKEIKNGKQIDKESLYIVNDERSTLIQLNHIIENICWSYGLKARELRSSLFLSTDEMKWALEELKKLPRPLVCLHPGGNSKSSQYSPWYKDNWLKIISRIKKIAGVFQVGNYKFGDTDLGLLNPGKKIREMMALIWASDFFIGFDSAPMHIATGFRKPVVTLFDMRQKFEKEKEYSILHVPSVLLRWSYPFNKNIAIMENDLKNSSLEVVINETERYLNNLYN from the coding sequence ATGGAGTCTAGAAATTCTATCCTAAAAAAAACTAAAGAAATTGCATTAAAACATTCTGTTGATCTTGCCATACCCAATTGCGAAGGGAGTGGGTTAGGGAATGTCATTGTTTATACAAGGCTAGTCGAAGAGTTTTCTCTAAAAATGGGGAGACCTATTTCAATTTTCACTGGCCCGCTAACACCGTCCACAGGAACAGCTATAGACGAAGATCCATTTGCAATTTGGCGCCATAATCCGTTCATTAAAGAAATAAAAAATGGAAAACAAATAGATAAAGAATCATTATACATCGTAAATGACGAGAGATCTACATTAATTCAATTAAATCATATCATTGAAAATATATGTTGGTCTTATGGCTTAAAAGCTAGAGAATTAAGAAGTTCTCTGTTTCTATCAACTGATGAAATGAAATGGGCATTAGAAGAATTAAAAAAATTACCCAGGCCCTTAGTTTGCCTTCATCCTGGAGGAAACAGCAAGAGCAGTCAATACTCACCATGGTACAAGGATAATTGGTTAAAAATAATTTCAAGAATAAAAAAAATAGCAGGAGTATTTCAAGTTGGAAATTACAAATTTGGAGATACAGATCTTGGGTTGTTAAATCCGGGAAAAAAAATAAGAGAAATGATGGCGTTAATCTGGGCTTCCGATTTTTTTATAGGGTTCGATAGTGCTCCCATGCATATTGCAACGGGTTTCAGAAAACCAGTTGTAACACTCTTTGATATGAGACAAAAATTTGAAAAAGAAAAAGAATACTCTATTTTACATGTTCCATCTGTATTGTTAAGATGGTCCTATCCATTTAATAAGAACATAGCCATTATGGAAAATGATTTAAAAAATTCTTCATTAGAAGTTGTAATCAACGAAACAGAAAGATATCTGAATAATCTATACAATTAA